A segment of the Alkalispirillum mobile genome:
CGACGAGGACGCCTTCGAGCAGATGAGCATGCTCGCCTACCTGTCCGCCGTGACCCTGGTCGACGCCAGCCTGTTCCTGCTGCGCACCACCTACACCATCCGCCAGTGGTTCGAGCGCTTCACCCGACGGCGCGACATGGCCAGCCGGATCGCCCACGAGCTGGCCACCGAAGAACCGCCCGAACTGCGCTACGACCCCGAGGCCCGGGAGGCCCACACCCGCCGGGTCCGGCAACTGCGGGCCTGGGTGCGCCAGCTCCCGCCCGAGGCCCTTGGCCCCCTGCTCGATACCCTGACCAGCCAGCCAAGGGCTTTCGAGGTGGAGGTCGAGCACAATGGCCGGAAACAGGTGCAACGCTTCGGGCGCGAGCAGGCGCTCGTGTTCCACCAGCAGGCCATCCTCAACTGCCTGCAATGGATCGTCTCCGGCGTGGGCGAAGGCGTATACGGACCAAAGCGCACCTTCTCTGACGAAGAGCCCAACCCGGCCCAGAAGCTGTTCGAGAAGGCCGTGATCCGCATGGGTCGCGACGGACGCCCTACCAGCGAGTCGAAGCACGATGCCTATGAGGAGAACCGAGGGCGTCTATTCGAATTTTTCTCAGCTTCCAGTCAAGAAGGCGATCAAGCCAGGTTCCGCCGCAGGAACCTGGAAAAACACGTCTCGCGACTGGGAAGGCACGTCAACGATCACGAGGGACGACTTTGACGGACTTTCACAGAAAACTGCAGTGGGGGAGGCGCGCTGCCCTGTGTGCATTGGTTGCGCTGGTCTTGATCGCGGGGGGCGCAGTAGCCGCTGCGGCCGGTGAGACCGATGTAAAAGCACAAATTGACAAGCAAGCTCTTGATGCGAAGAAGGAAGGCATGCGCCTGTACGGCATCCGCTGGCGCAGCGTGGCCATACCTCATCTGGAGAAGGCGGCCGAAGCCGGCGATGTCGAGTCCATGTACACCCTGGGCGAAATCCACCGCTTCATGGACCGCGGCATGTCCCGCGAGGCCATCGACTGGTACCACCGCGCCGCCCTTGGGGGCGATCCCCACGCGATGCTAAGGCTGGAGTGGGGCATGATCTGCGAGCTCGCCGACATCTGCGCCGAGGACCACGACAGCTGGGTCGACAAGGCCCTCGAGCAGGAACTGCCCAGAGCCGAGAAGGGCGATCCGGAGGCCATGTCGACCCTCTTCGATGTCTACAACATGCTCGGCGAGCCCCGGACAGCCCTGGACTGGCTCGAGCGTGCCGCTGAGGCGGGCAACCCGGAAGCCCAGGATTGGCTGGGAACCATCACTCAGGAACGCTCCGACGAATGGCCGCCACCGCTCGAAGACGTCAAAGCCGCCGAACCCTGGTTCCGCAAGGCTGCCGAGCAGGGCTATGCACCGGCCATGAACAAGCTCTCCAAAAATTTGAGGCGGCAGGAAAGATTCGGAGAGGCCTGGACCTGGGCGCAGGACGCAGCCGATCACGGCCATGTCGACAGCCGGTTTTCCATTGCGTGGTGCCACCTCGACCCTAGCCTTGGCGAGGAAGAGGGCAATCCGTTCTGCCAGGTGGAGGAAGACCGAATCACTGGATGGGCCATGCTGCACGCCATGAACGAGGAGACGCGCGCATGGGCCCCACGGACACTGATGGAACAGGAACGCCATAGGTTGACGGAAAAGGAGATTCAGGAAGCCGAGCGACGTGCTGGACAGTGGCTGGATCAAGAGCCGCCAATGTCCAAGTTCCCGCCCAAGTACGGCTTTTAGGGAGAGGTCTCGCATGGACGCAGCCGGCACCGGCCTTGCCGCCCACAACCACTGCCGCCTGCTGTGGCAGCCACCCGAAGGCCTGCTTGCGCGCCTGCCGCGCTACCAGGCCCTGGCCCGCATCCACCGCGAGGACCGCGCCCACCGGGAGGCCGGGCGGTGGAAGACCCTCACCGCCGCCGAGATCAACCCCGAAGTACGCGCCGGGGTCGGCGGCGGTGCCGCCTTCCGGATCGGCCTGGACAACGGCCGGTTCGTGTTGCACGCCTCCCTGCG
Coding sequences within it:
- a CDS encoding tetratricopeptide repeat protein — its product is MRLYGIRWRSVAIPHLEKAAEAGDVESMYTLGEIHRFMDRGMSREAIDWYHRAALGGDPHAMLRLEWGMICELADICAEDHDSWVDKALEQELPRAEKGDPEAMSTLFDVYNMLGEPRTALDWLERAAEAGNPEAQDWLGTITQERSDEWPPPLEDVKAAEPWFRKAAEQGYAPAMNKLSKNLRRQERFGEAWTWAQDAADHGHVDSRFSIAWCHLDPSLGEEEGNPFCQVEEDRITGWAMLHAMNEETRAWAPRTLMEQERHRLTEKEIQEAERRAGQWLDQEPPMSKFPPKYGF